A window of Miscanthus floridulus cultivar M001 chromosome 12, ASM1932011v1, whole genome shotgun sequence genomic DNA:
CCGCtgctctcccctctcctcccttctctcgTGGCTTTCTTGTTGCTCCAGGATTCTGGCGGTTACataaaggaaggagaagagccaGCAGCTCCACGCCTGCCTCCACCACCATACCGTACCCGCGGATATTTCAGCTCATCCCTGCAGAGAGGTGAGATCGATCgatccctcccctcccctcccccaggccccacccccttcttcttcctcctccccctcgcTCTTCCCACCACCCTGACGACAATCGGTCGAACCCTCGTCGTCGTCCCGCCGGTAGCTGGGGCTGAGGCTAGGTTTCGCGGGGAAGCTAGTGCGGCGCGCAAGCAGGTCTGCGGCGGCAACTGATGAAACCGCGCTCCGGCCGCTGCTAGCTACGGTTCGTTGTGCTGCGGTTTATGCGTTCGCTGTGTGGATTGATTTGTTTTCGTTCGTTCGTCCTATATTCGGATATTCCTATCAGCTTCGTTGGTTGATTAAGTTCTTCTTGGGATTTGGGCGAGATCGGTTTCGTTTTCCTGCTTCCCTCCGCTCCTATTTTTCTCATCTCTCTTACACATGCTCTAGAGATAGTACTACTACGAGGTGAGTAAGTAGAGCAGCgcgagattttttttcttttttcctctttTCAGTCGTCGTCGATCGATCGCCGCCAGTCCGGCCGGTTCCTTTTCAGCTCCATCTTTTTACTTTTAATTTCCAGGTGGGGTTTCTGGTTCCACACACACAGACACACACACCAATCCGCTCATCAGCGCTCTTCCATCTTTATTTTCAATCTGAGCTCGCCGTCGCAATGCAGTTTGCAGCTGATGGCCAGGTCCTGCTGGAGCTGGCGCTGGATCTGTTTGCTCCACCAGTATGGATGATTTCTTTCCTTGCTCGCGCTGGATTTCCAGCTCGATCGTTCTTTCCTATCTGCATGCGTGCGCGGCCCGGTTACTTTTTCCTTTGAAGTATACATGGATCGCATGCATCAATCGGTTCCATGTTTATGCATGACGAATGTTTCATTCCTCGTTTTTACTGATCTCCTTCCGTTTTGCAATGATCCAGCACCAGTAGTGCATGAGATGCAGATCCTTGCCTTGCTTGCCGTTTTTCGCCCCGGAATTTAAACAGAAAGCACGATATTTTCTCATCAAGTGTAGTGCTAGTACGGAGTACTTTCTACATGCAGCAATAATGCAGTCGTTCAGCTTCTTCTCTTGTGCAGACTGCAAAACAACCGTTGCTTTTCTTTCCCCAATAATTCTGCAGGGTGGTAGTGGTAGCTGCCTAGAGTAGGAGTACACTTCAGGTAGGATCGGAGTAGTGGTTCTTATCTCTGGGATTCTGGTACTCTTTTGGTAGAAAAGAGGATACAAAGGCTGCAAGATCTCCTGTCACTTCAGTATTCAGTACATGGAATTTTTCCCTTTTCTACCACCGTTTGACGTTTGTACCACTGCATTCTGTCACTCAAGTCACTCTTGTGTGCAGTAAATAGAAGTTGGTGCCTTGGTGACAAGCAGCTGCTACCTCCCTATAGGCCATAGCTACTTTCACTGATTCTCATACCATTACACCAATGTGTTTCCTTCACGGTCCCCGTTCACTCTTAGTAATTCGtatttttcagtttattttttttagttaaaaaaatatttttctttcataataaattaactGAATTTTTTTTTCAACGAAACGAACGGGCCACTGTCTCGCTGTGCCCTGAGGTTAATTTGTATCTTCTTTTGGGTGCTTTGTAATTGGAAAGATTAATGTTGCACTTGTACTAGTACTTTCTTGGTACACCTTGCCTATTATTTTATGCTTAGCGTTTTAATTTTACCAACTCAAGAATTGACTATACCTTTCTGCTAGTATTTTACTTCATTCTATTTATATCTCAGTCTGTCTCATGTGTTTTGCTCACTTTATTTTCTTCTCCAGGTGACAAAAGGAGAAGGGACTAGTACTTCTCAGATCAGATGCATGGTGCCGGTGACCCTTGAGTTCAGGCCGGAGTCCGTTTCGGTTACTAGCTTTTGGCATAAGGAAGGTTTGCTAGGCGGCGCCTCGATCGAAACAGATACAGCCAGCCACCTGCCCACCCAGCAGCAGCACCATAACTCCTCTCGCTCTGATCAGCAGCGATCGACCTCATCATGAACTCGCGAGCTTACCAGTTCCAGCTCCAGGCtgctgaggcggcggcggcggctccagttGTTCATGCCGCAGAAGGCGGGGAGCCGGAGGACACCCCGAAGGCTCCGCTGCTGAAGACCCAAGCAGCCCAAGGCATGGCGGCTGACGAGCCGGCGTCGCGCCAAGGCAGTGGCCTTGCTCCGACGACGATGGGGACAATCGGCAACGCGGACGCTACGGCTACCAAGTGCCCCGAGTGCCCCAAGTGGTTCGCGTCGGAGAAGGCCATGTTCGGGCACCTGAGGAAACACCCGGAGAGGGGCTACAAGGGGGCCACCCGTCCGACGGCGACGGCCAGagacgccgctgccgctgccgtggCTGGAGACAAGAAGCCGACCAAGAAGGTGCCGCGGAAGGCGACTACTGGCGTCCCGGCTATCAACGTGGCGGCCGCTGCTGCGACGAAGGCGTGGGAGGAGGCCGAGCTCTCAACCAAGTGGCCAGCCTCGGTGAAGCGCGGGCGCACGCCCGTGGCGCCGGTGCAGGCGAGCAGCtgcagcgaggaggaggaggctgcgATGATCCTCTTGGAGCTGGCCTCCTCCAGCCGCACATCGTCCGAAACCCAGCAGCAGCAGTCTGTGGAACCGGCGCGTGCCCCCGACGCCGTCTCTGGCCACCAGATCCAGACGTCGGTTGAGCCCATGCTTCTTGACCATCCCACAGAGGCCGAGCAGCAGATCG
This region includes:
- the LOC136495874 gene encoding uncharacterized protein — translated: MQFAADGQVLLELALDLFAPPVTKGEGTSTSQIRCMVPVTLEFRPESVSVTSFWHKEAIDLIMNSRAYQFQLQAAEAAAAAPVVHAAEGGEPEDTPKAPLLKTQAAQGMAADEPASRQGSGLAPTTMGTIGNADATATKCPECPKWFASEKAMFGHLRKHPERGYKGATRPTATARDAAAAAVAGDKKPTKKVPRKATTGVPAINVAAAAATKAWEEAELSTKWPASVKRGRTPVAPVQASSCSEEEEAAMILLELASSSRTSSETQQQQSVEPARAPDAVSGHQIQTSVEPMLLDHPTEAEQQIVQLENALELSAESQTPAVKQVTDLVITTETVLIVVPANKPIVFPSLDSGAGDKKATKKQRRVTNPEQTAASTSPPPPPPEGAVVVRTPPARRIPSPASDKKHTCQTCGKSFPTHQALGGHMTSHVKGAKITSARHDDLAAAQAKRNIAELAHRDQSASNGNGNLTIPASAGAGAGALQESQEAQPPPAPAPTPMTTTQTAVPHVCDECHLIFPSGQALGGHKRKHWFPEKQQAKAASAPAPAPAPQNFDLNEVPQEGQGESNNQP